The nucleotide window CGACCATTTGCGATTGGGCAACGCTTTAGGCTTCGCTAATACCTCACGCGCACGCAACGGATCCCCGATCGGCAATACCGCCACAATCGGTTGTGGACTCAGGGAACTCGGCACCTCCGCGGTATCATCCGTCGAAAGTTCTGACTGCGGCGATAGCTGCGCGATCGTCACCTCTGGCCCAACCCAAGGCGCAATATCTTTGTCGTAGTCAATTCCATTCTGCTTAAAGACGGTTTCCCGCAAGCCAATCAAAGTATTGTCGAGCGCCACCTGGCTTTTGATTGTGCCAAAGGAACGCAGTTGCCGCCATTGCTGCACATCTGTGTTCAGGGTCAACACCATCAATGCATCTTGGGGAATCAGATTTGCCCCAACCGGCAACGTTCCTGGCGTAAAGGTATTGCGATTGATCAACCAAAAGATTGTTGCACCACTGGCCACAAGCAAAAGTGAACCGGCAATCGGGGCAGTTAAAGGGGACTTTTTAAAAAATTTACGGGTCTTCGCCTTCATAGACTTTGGCTTCAGGGGAGTCTGCGTCATCAATTGAGGGGATTTTATAAGAAAAGTTTTATGATCAGTGCCGCTTGCCACTCTATCAGAGGATTATCGGTTTGCGGCAAGTTTCACCTCCAATGGATTTGATAGCAATCAGGGGGAAGAATCCCCAATTCCACTGAGCAATTTCAATAATCACTAGAATATGCTCGTAACTAGGCAGTAGGAGCCTCGATTAACTGTAGATGTGGATATTGAGTGACCCATAATGAATCCTGTGACTCTGGCATTTATTGTTGTTGTGGTTGGGCTAATTGCCTTTGGCCTCTGGCAAGACAAACGCGATCGTGGAGGCATCCCGGTCAGTGTATTACGCGCGGCTAGAGGCGATAAACGTCTGGCCCAACGGCTAATCGAAAATGCCAAACTCCGATACCCCGACAAATCCGAGCAGTGGTACTACGAAAAAGTCTTATATGACTTAGAACGGGATGGTGCAGGCAGCGGTGGTCGCCGCGGTCGGCGATCGTGAAACATTCGAACGAACCACGAGAAGCTGGCAAATCTATTTATCATCGGGATGGTCATAATCCCTCTTTAAAATTCGCTTTTAGCCTTATCGGCGGATTTTTGGGCGGCAATTACTGGCATTAATTGAGGGGATTTTCTATGGCGATCTGGGGGCGCAGAATCGGCACCCGCGACAATCGGCTGATACAACGTATCGCGCTGCTGATACGGCCGATCGAGTCTGGAGATCGCCGCTTGCAAACTTTCCACCGTTTGACAGGTCCCGCCGATCGCCCCGGCCATACTGGTAATATGCTCCTCCATCAGCGTGCCACCAATATCATTGCAGCCCCAACGCAAGGCTTCGACTGCACCATCAAGCCCCAACTTCACCCAACTCGGCTGATGATGTTTGATCCAATTCCCTAAGTAGATGCGTGCGACTGCCGTCAGCAATAAGTTATCCGCCAGCACCGGCTGATCGCGACCCACACGACTACGCAGCGGTTTCGGGGCGTCTTGACCAACAAACGGCAGAATAATAAATTCTGTAATACCTTGATCCCCGCGCATCACAGCTTGCTGCTGCAACTGTCGCAGTTGCTCTAAATGGGCTATCTGCTGATGTGGCGTTTCGATATGTCCAGCCATAATGGTGCTCGTGGTCGGCAGCCCTGAACGATGGACCTTTCCCACAATCTCCACCCAAGTCGCAGCATTGATTTTCTCGGGGCAAATCACGCGGCGAATCCGATCGTCTAAGACCTCGGCAGCCGTACCAGGCATTGATCCCACCCCCGCATCACGCAAAGCCGCAATCACCACCTCATAACTCAAGCCATCTTCGCGCCCAATAAATTGCACTTCTTGGGGCGAAAAGGCATGTAAATGCAACTGGGGAAACGGATCTTTGATCGTCCGCACCAACTTTTCGTAATAGGCCAACGACGAACCATTAACTTTTGCCGTCAGATTCAGCCCACCCTGCATACAAATTTCCGTCGCACCCGCCGCAATTGCCGCTGCCGATTTTTCTAAAATCTGCTCAAATCCTAACCAATAAGCCCCATTTTCACCTTCATCTCGGCGAAAGGCGCAAAAACTACAATGTTGCTCACAGATATTCGTGAAGTTAATATTCCGGTTGACGACGTAAGTCACGACCTCGCCCACTTGTCGCTGACGCAACCGATCGGCAACCTGTCGAATCAACTCAATGACATCTGGCTCAGTCTGCTGCAATAAGCACAACCCCTGATCCAGCGTCAAATCTTGCCCGGCCAACGCCCGATCGAGAATCTGCTCAAAAGTCATGAATCGCACACCCACAGAAGGTTTGAAAACTATCCCACATTAACTTGAATTGCCAAAGTCGCCATCACATCAAGCGCTTTGGGGCACTGAAAACACCACCACGCTTGAGCCAACATCACCAGCGAAAACGACAGTAGCAGTCTCAAGCGCACAGCAATCGCATGTCATTGGCTCAAAGCCCCAGCAAACGTAATAGATGACTCTCAGTATCTAAATTGCCAACGAGACGCTTCTCGGGCGGTGGGTGCATGCGTAGCAATGTGGGTGTGGCGGTGATTTGATGCGTTTCCGCTTCTTCGGGATCTTTAGTAATATCAATCACTGTGAGTGTATAGGGCTGATTCAGCGACTCTTCGAGAATTTCATGCAGATTTTTCAGCGTATTTTCAGTTTTTTGATTATATCCGGCGACAAATAACCGTAAAACATAGCCCTGAGTCGGTTCCGGGGTAATCGATAGTGGAATTGGTTGCGTGGAATCGAGGGCGATCACCAAATTATGTGACTCCCACAATGCCGGGAATAACTCTTGATATCGGTATAGCAGCAGGGGATCACAGACGCCAGGACTAATAGTTGCTCGGTTCCATTGACAATCTTCTAGCTCAAAAATTGTATTCAATAAGGCCCGGTAGCGATAAATATTCGGTGATAGCTCGGCCTCGATCTGCCAAATCTGAGCGGTCTCATCCCACCAGCGATCAACCGTTGCGGTATAACAAGGCACCAAGAAATGCGGTAATTCTGGCAAATTAAGCGCCTCTTGCAAAGCACTGCAAAGTTGCGCGTGCCAACGGCCCTGCTTTGTTGGATCAATACAGTAAACAAGATCCCCCGCAGGTGTAAAAAGTGCGATGCCCTTAAATGATGCGGGGATGTTGGTCATACCAATCGACACCATAGATTTATACCCATTGTCACCCACAATTGCCGAATTCACCATTGTCGCAATTGATCGGCTTCACTAAAAAACAGCCGCCGAATTCCACCACATAGGCATAGCACTGTAATCAAAGTCGCAACTAACGACATAAACATGACTAATAACTGCAGCACTGCGGCCTTAAATGGATCAATCCCACCCAGTAGTTCCCCCGCCATAAACGTCGGCAACAGGCCCAAACCAACAATCCCGAGGGCTGCCATATGCGGCCCAAGTGCCGCCTGGATGGCATCACGTCGATAGCCTTCAATCGCCTGGGACGAAGAACTTCCCAGGCATAATGCCGCTTCGATCGTGGTGGTGTTGTAGGTCAAGCTCTGAATCAACCGGTCAGCGGCAATCAGGCCACCACTCGAAGCATTTACCAGCACAATTCCGCTCAGTGGCAATAAAATCTGTGGTTGGTACCAAACCGGCGGCTGCACCACAAAAATAACCGCATAAATCAGTGGCACAGTGACGCCAAGGCCCAGCGCCACGCATGTTAACGGGAGTAATGGCAGCCTCACACTCAATTGATTTCGGAGGAGTAAAGCCGCAATCAGTCCAAACAGCCCGATCGCTACAAGACAAACCATCGGATCACGCAGGACAAACACCATCGCCAAGAGATAACTAAATACGAATAGCTGCAATCCCGCTCGCAAACCCGCTAAACCTAGCCCAATCCAATTCTCTAATCGCTGCCAAGCAGCGATCCCCACAGCTAAGCCCAGCAAACCACTCGCCCAAAGTAACTGTACGATTAACTGCGATCCTGAAGCCATATCCCCACATCCTTTCAGGTAATTCTGTCATTATCACCCTTGAGCGGAATGCTGATCGAGCCCTAGAGTCAGGGCGATCAAAACACCAATCATCACAGCATGAAACGCTTTAACCACTGAGGGGTCTTGCACCTACAGATCAAAAGCCATTTATGGCTCGCACCCTCAGTCTCAATTCGCACAGGCAACGCATACTAGGAAGCAATTAATTCTTTCGAATTCGATGCACTCTAACTAAGTGATCTATGTCACACATGTGTGACATAGATCACTTTTTTTTGCATGTGCAGTCCTAGCGCTGGTTATCCCTAGCGGGTTTATACCCATTTGATGGCGTAGAATCACGCCACAATTGGCAATGCATCCACTTCATGTGTCGCAAGATAATAGAATCTGAACCGGGATCTGCGCAAAAGCCATTTGCACATCGATGAAAAACCACATGACAGTCCAAAAACTGGACAATCAATCATAAAAGTGGCGCATTTTTTTCGTACACCTTAAACAGAGTTGAACGCAAAATAAATTCCTGCCTCAACCCTCTAACCATTAAATAAGGTCGAACAACAAAGACAATGAGGTAAACAATGCTTGAAACATGCTAAAAGAGATACAGTGCATCACTGAGTGATGGATAGAGTGTGTTGATTTTTCTCTTCAAAATCAATGATTCTACGGAAACAGACAGAAAGACTTTCTGTCATATTAATCAGCAGCACAGTTCCCCGCAGTTGATTTTTCAAATAACATCGCCCCATTTAAAACAGTAGCGATCGCTACGATTTAACTCATTAGATCAACCCCATTGATTGACTAGGTTCTAAATTCTGAGCGGAATTTGCTAACGCATTCACCAGAACTTCTCAAAATCCCTTATTTTTTTTGGCTTCCCTTTACGGAATTTCCGAATCTAGTGAGTATTTTATAAATAGAGAAGTATATTAGTAACCCCCTCGTCTCATCGGGTGTCTAATTTTCACCGGGTGTTCCTCTTCACGACTGGTGGTCATTCTCGACTGCTGCTCCGACACAATGCTTCAGTAAACAAGTGAACTTCAGTTGACGCATACGCGCATCCATTAGGTAAGTATCATGACCAACATGCAAATTGCTTCTTCCCTACAGCAAGCAAACGCTTCATCTTTTCCAACACAATCAATTGCCCCTACAGCTCGACGTCATCGGACCTTAGAATGTCCTGAAGCGATTAAGCAATTAGTCAAGCCCATCCAACTCTGGCTGGATGCCGTCGAAATTGATGATCCCGAAGCTGCTCGGTTACTGTACAAAATTATTCCGGGTCAATGCCCATTCGAGCGCGACATCAATCTATTTGGTCGGACTATCTTGAGTATTCCGCCGCTATGTAAGTTAAATCCGTTCTACGATCAGCTAGTGAGTGTGCGCTTCCGAGCCATGTGCTATCTGGTTGACGAATGTGGCGAGTCACTCGAGAACCTTGATTAGAAGATCCCTAACAGCCGCTGATTACTGACATCATCCAAGCTGTCAGGTTTATGTCAAATTCCCGATTAGATGCTCACCCAGCATATGCGGTGAGATAACCAAGCAAAAAAAGGAAGGGTGAAACGAATTTCCCCTCCCTCGAGCAGGCTATGAGCCATAGATTAATAGGACTTCCATAAGTCCAACGCCAAAGATTCCTAGCTCTGCGCCACAGCCTCAGTGCTGCCACGACTCCGACGGCGCGTCAGCAAGCTAAATAGCTGAACACCGATCGCCTTGATCAAGTTGCCTTCCAACTCCTGGAACATATTCATATTGTGGTGAAATGCATCGTTCGCCTCTTCAACGATCGCGTCACCCTTCTCTTCACTTACAGGCAGGCTATCAAGCGTACCGCGATACATTGTCTTGAATTCTTTCTCGTCCGCGATTTTCGGGAACGCGTAGAAGTTCGTCCCTTCCCCTTCGTTCAAGCCCATGGCGTTAACCGCAATCTTCTTGAGAATCTGGCCGCCGGAAAGATCGCCAATGTAACGCGTATACAAATGCGCAATCAGCTTTTCTGGATCTTCCTGAGCCACTTTGTTGATTTGGGCTACGTAGGCTTGCGTCGCAGCCGAAGGCTGTACTTCTTCACGCCAGTTAGCACCATAGTAATAAGCCAAGTCTTGCTCAAGGCTCTCTTTGCGATCCAACTCAGGGAAATACATCTTGCCCATCACCGGATGGTCCTTGAGGTTATGCATTGCCTCTTCCATCGCGGCATAGACGAAATATAGGTTGGCAACCAACTTCCGATAAGAATTCTTCTCAACGGTGCCTCGTAAGAAGCAAGCGATGAACCCAGTGTTCTCCGCCATAGTGTGGGCTTTCTTGGTGCCCTCGCGGAGCTTCAGTGCTAAATTGCTACTCATTCTAAATTTCCCAACGCTATATATTGATCGCCTTTGGTCGTAAAGGTTGCCAAAAAAAATGGCCGGTTATTAACCGATTGGTGACTCACCATTGTTAAATTAATCTGATTTGATGAGCGAATTTATTACAAATTCTTACATCGTCTGTGGTGAACATTACCTTTTGCCACCTGTGATCAATGCCCAAAAAACACCTCAAGCATTGATTTAGAGGGAGTTACACCTAGCTATACGGTTTCGCTAAACCGTAACAAATTCAGACAATAGGCGGCGATCGCAGCCAAGTTCCACCATCTTTTATGAGTTAATCAAGGCCACCACATTATCAAATGAGGCCACTACTTCCATAAACCTCAAAGTTATTTCAGTGCTACCGGCAACATCACTAGATTTATTTTGACGCTTGAACAATTCTGGCCCCCTGGGGGCCCAGAGCATAAATATGTGGTGCGCGATTCTAGATGCAGCATCAGGCGGAGCTAATTCCAGTGATCGACAAGTGATCGTCAACGCACTACAATCCCAAAGCTACCGCCAATTTAGCTGGATCACGGAACCCGACAAAGATTGCCTGATCGCCTTGGACAAATAATGGTCGCTTCAACAACATGGCATCAGCACTAAAAGCGCGCACCCAATCTGCATCTTCCCATTGCGCTTTCGCATCGCCTAACGCCCGGTAAGATTTCCCAGAAGTATTACGGAGTGGCTTATTTCCCAATGCAGCAACCCAATCTTGAAGCTGGCTGGCTGATGGAGGTTGCTCCTTTGTATTCACAAATTCATAGGCGATCGATTGAGCATCGAGCCACTTTAGCGCTTTAGTACAAGTACTACAGGTGGGAATTCCATAAACTTTAAGGTGGCTCATCACAGTCAATCACGATTACAGTAGGAAGGTTCGATCGCTAACGGAACAAACCAGTTGTTGTTCATCATGCCACTGTTTGTGAGGCATAGTTATTAAGCCAGAATCACTGCGCAATTGATCGCGATGGATTAGCTGCATCACTTCAATTGACCAGACCGCAGTCCGATGATGCAACTTACGTCAACGCAATTCAG belongs to Romeriopsis navalis LEGE 11480 and includes:
- a CDS encoding ABC transporter permease, with amino-acid sequence MASGSQLIVQLLWASGLLGLAVGIAAWQRLENWIGLGLAGLRAGLQLFVFSYLLAMVFVLRDPMVCLVAIGLFGLIAALLLRNQLSVRLPLLPLTCVALGLGVTVPLIYAVIFVVQPPVWYQPQILLPLSGIVLVNASSGGLIAADRLIQSLTYNTTTIEAALCLGSSSSQAIEGYRRDAIQAALGPHMAALGIVGLGLLPTFMAGELLGGIDPFKAAVLQLLVMFMSLVATLITVLCLCGGIRRLFFSEADQLRQW
- the cofH gene encoding 7,8-didemethyl-8-hydroxy-5-deazariboflavin synthase subunit CofH, producing the protein MTFEQILDRALAGQDLTLDQGLCLLQQTEPDVIELIRQVADRLRQRQVGEVVTYVVNRNINFTNICEQHCSFCAFRRDEGENGAYWLGFEQILEKSAAAIAAGATEICMQGGLNLTAKVNGSSLAYYEKLVRTIKDPFPQLHLHAFSPQEVQFIGREDGLSYEVVIAALRDAGVGSMPGTAAEVLDDRIRRVICPEKINAATWVEIVGKVHRSGLPTTSTIMAGHIETPHQQIAHLEQLRQLQQQAVMRGDQGITEFIILPFVGQDAPKPLRSRVGRDQPVLADNLLLTAVARIYLGNWIKHHQPSWVKLGLDGAVEALRWGCNDIGGTLMEEHITSMAGAIGGTCQTVESLQAAISRLDRPYQQRDTLYQPIVAGADSAPPDRHRKSPQLMPVIAAQKSADKAKSEF
- a CDS encoding biliverdin-producing heme oxygenase yields the protein MSSNLALKLREGTKKAHTMAENTGFIACFLRGTVEKNSYRKLVANLYFVYAAMEEAMHNLKDHPVMGKMYFPELDRKESLEQDLAYYYGANWREEVQPSAATQAYVAQINKVAQEDPEKLIAHLYTRYIGDLSGGQILKKIAVNAMGLNEGEGTNFYAFPKIADEKEFKTMYRGTLDSLPVSEEKGDAIVEEANDAFHHNMNMFQELEGNLIKAIGVQLFSLLTRRRSRGSTEAVAQS
- a CDS encoding arsenate reductase family protein, giving the protein MSHLKVYGIPTCSTCTKALKWLDAQSIAYEFVNTKEQPPSASQLQDWVAALGNKPLRNTSGKSYRALGDAKAQWEDADWVRAFSADAMLLKRPLFVQGDQAIFVGFRDPAKLAVALGL
- a CDS encoding circadian clock KaiB family protein; this encodes MVNSAIVGDNGYKSMVSIGMTNIPASFKGIALFTPAGDLVYCIDPTKQGRWHAQLCSALQEALNLPELPHFLVPCYTATVDRWWDETAQIWQIEAELSPNIYRYRALLNTIFELEDCQWNRATISPGVCDPLLLYRYQELFPALWESHNLVIALDSTQPIPLSITPEPTQGYVLRLFVAGYNQKTENTLKNLHEILEESLNQPYTLTVIDITKDPEEAETHQITATPTLLRMHPPPEKRLVGNLDTESHLLRLLGL
- a CDS encoding Mo-dependent nitrogenase C-terminal domain-containing protein, producing the protein MTNMQIASSLQQANASSFPTQSIAPTARRHRTLECPEAIKQLVKPIQLWLDAVEIDDPEAARLLYKIIPGQCPFERDINLFGRTILSIPPLCKLNPFYDQLVSVRFRAMCYLVDECGESLENLD